One window of the Diospyros lotus cultivar Yz01 chromosome 12, ASM1463336v1, whole genome shotgun sequence genome contains the following:
- the LOC127787578 gene encoding uncharacterized protein LOC127787578, translated as MEKKFEKFLKVFKKLHINISFVDALAQMPSYAKFMKEILLNKRKLEKHEIVMLTEESSTILQNKLPPKLKDLESFTIPYTIGSLFFERALCDLGATINLIPYSIFRTLGLGEEKPTRISLQLPDQSVKHPRGIIEDILVKVDKFIFPADFVIWERIGMFR; from the coding sequence atggaaaagaaatttgagaagtTTTTAAAGGTCTTTAAGAAGCTCCACATAAACATCTCATTTGTTGATGCCTTAGCTCAAATGCCCAGCTATGCAAAATTCATGAAGGAAATTTTGTTGAATAAGAGGAAGTTGGAGAAGCATGAAATTGTCATGCTAACGGAGGAGAGTAGCACCATATTGCAAAACAAACTACCACCTAAGCTTAAAGATCTAGAGAGTTTTACTATTCCTTATACCATTGGTAGTTTATTCTTTGAACGAGCTTTATGTGATTTGGGTGCTACTATCAACCTAATTCCATATTCTATTTTCAGGACACTTGGGTTAGGAGAAGAAAAGCCTACAAGAATATCATTACAGCTCCCTGATCAATCTGTGAAACATCCACGTGGGATTATCGAAGACATTTTGGTGAAAGTGGACAAGTTTATCTTCCCAGCTGATTTCGTCATATGGGAGAGGATAGGGATGTTCCGCTGA